One Phaseolus vulgaris cultivar G19833 chromosome 11, P. vulgaris v2.0, whole genome shotgun sequence genomic window carries:
- the LOC137829568 gene encoding uncharacterized protein translates to MFKNTFQSGFLSILYSLGSKPLQIWDKEVVNGHIKRPQDEDIQSNVLEIIGSNIQSTYITCPADPAATLGIKLPFLVMIVKNLKKYFTFEIQVLDDKNVRRRFRASNFQAVTRVKPYICTMPLRMDEGWNQIQFNLADFTKRAYGTNYVETLRVQVHANCRLRRIYFSDRLYSEEELPPEFKLYLPMQKS, encoded by the exons ATGTTCAAGAACACGTTCCAATCTGGATTTCTTTCCATATTATACAGCCTTGG gaGTAAACCATTGCAGATATGGGACAAAGAAG TTGTGAATGGTCACATTAAACGACCTCAGGATGAAGACATTCAATCCAATGTACTGGAAATAATTGGATCAAATATTCAGTCCACATACATTACTTGCCCGGCTGACCCAGCTGCAACACTTGGTATAAAACTACCATTCTTGGTTATGATTGTCAAGAATCTAAAGAAGTATTTCACATTTGAGATTCAAGTTTTGGATGATAAGAATGTGAGACGACGATTTCGAGCCTCAAATTTTCAA GCTGTCACTCGAGTAAAGCCATACATTTGCACTATGCCACTGAGAATGGATGAGGGGTGGAATCAAATACAGTTTAACCTGGCTGATTTCACCAAGAGAGCATATGGAACTAATTATGTGGAGACACTCCGAGTTCAGGTCCATGCAAACTGTCGCCTGAGAAGGATATACTTCTCCGATCGCCTCTACTCTGAAGAAGAACTCCCTCCTGAGTTCAAATTGTACCTTCCGATGCAG AAATCATGA